From a region of the Mercurialis annua linkage group LG1-X, ddMerAnnu1.2, whole genome shotgun sequence genome:
- the LOC126661042 gene encoding EP1-like glycoprotein 3 — MEFYPLGFLYFLLLFTLIRSKSDFHIGHRVTIAVPVEYSVGIIGRAFLIQTNQIEPIFKVALSVLPINGNYSCSLEVFLGDVKVWNSGHYSPFFTSDVCVVELTGDGDLQLKGAKDFVGWRTGTSGQGVERLQILGSGNLVLVDDLNRIKWQTFNFPTDVMLWGQRLNVATRLVSFPTNSTASYSFEIHRNKIALFLNSGKLNYSYWEFKPTKNRNISFIQLGTQGLDIFNDKHHKIASITSLSSWLHLQPLRFLALVNKTGNLGLYFYSHEKQAFQAAFQALNTTCNLPLACKPYGICTFSNTCSCIRLLTKDNNSDQCSEGLRKESEFCGKSEVDLVEFNDVGSVLNSNAPTKVNISKEDCANMCLQDCKCVAALYSRLSECFVYGLVMGVKQVERGLGFTYMVKVPKGTRVGHGRSGLKKWILIMVGVIDGCVILLVLGGFGYYLIRKRRKNARDSDNTT; from the exons ATGGAGTTTTATCCACTGGGTTTCCTTTATTTTCTTCTCTTATTCACTCTAATTCGCAGCAAATCAGATTTTCACATTGGTCACAGAGTCACCATTGCAGTACCAGTCGAGTACAGTGTTGGAATAATTGGGAGAGCTTTTTTGATTCAGACCAATCAAATCGAACCCATTTTTAAAGTTGCCTTAAGTGTTTTGCCAATTAATGGCAATTATTCTTGCTCTTTGGAAGTGTTTCTTGGAGATGTTAAGGTGTGGAATTCTGGTCATTATTCTCCGTTTTTTACCTCGGATGTTTGTGTTGTCGAGTTGACAGGAGATGGAGATTTGCAGTTGAAGGGTGCGAAGGATTTTGTCGGGTGGCGAACTGGCACTTCTGGACAAGGTGTGGAG AGATTACAGATTCTGGGTTCTGGCAATCTGGTTCTTGTAGATGACTTGAACCGTATAAAATGGCAAACTTTCAATTTTCCAACAGATGTTATGCTATGGGGACAGAGACTAAATGTTGCAACTCGTTTAGTTTCATTTCCAACAAATTCAACAGCATCATATTCTTTCGAAATTCACCGCAACAAAATCGCTCTTTTTTTGAATTCCGGTAAGTTAAACTACTCTTACTGGGAATTTAAGCCTACAAAAAATAGAAACATCAGTTTTATCCAACTAGGAACACAAGGATTAGACATATTCAACGATAAACATCACAAAATCGCGTCGATTACATCTTTATCGAGTTGGCTTCATCTTCAACCCTTAAGATTTTTAGCCTTGGTGAACAAAACAGGAAATTTAGGACTTTACTTTTACTCACATGAAAAACAAGCATTTCAAGCTGCATTTCAAGCGCTAAACACTACTTGTAATCTTCCGTTAGCTTGTAAACCTTACGGAATTTGTACATTTTCAAATACATGTTCGTGCATTAGACTTTTAACTAAAGATAATAACTCTGATCAGTGTAGCGAAGGATTAAGAAAAGAAAGCGAATTTTGTGGCAAAAGTGAAGTAGATTTGGTTGAATTTAATGATGTGGGTAGTGTACTAAATAGTAATGCTCCTACTAAGGTTAATATAAGTAAAGAAGATTGTGCAAATATGTGCTTACAAGATTGTAAATGTGTTGCTGCATTATATTCAAGATTAAGTGAGTGTTTTGTTTATGGATTGGTGATGGGTGTTAAGCAAGTTGAAAGAGGATTAGGGTTTACTTATATGGTAAAGGTTCCGAAAGGAACTCGTGTTGGGCACGGGAGATCCGGATTGAAGAAATGGATACTGATTATGGTGGGTGTGATTGATGGTTGTGTTATTCTGCTTGTTTTAGGCGGTTTTGGGTATTATTTGATTCGGAAGAGACGAAAGAATGCTCGTGATTCTGATAACACTACTTAA